The following proteins come from a genomic window of Ailuropoda melanoleuca isolate Jingjing chromosome 2, ASM200744v2, whole genome shotgun sequence:
- the ZC3H12A gene encoding endoribonuclease ZC3H12A encodes MSVWELDSHGCQGTPRPAQEPSTEETSAVELQMKVDFFRKLGYSSAEIHSVLQKLGVQADTNTVLGELVKHGSAAERERQASPDPCTQPPLVPRGGGTPKAPTLEPSPPEENKEGSDLRPVVIDGSNVAMSHGNKEVFSCRGILLAVNWFLERGHTDITVFVPSWRKEQPRPDVPITDQHILRELEKKKILVFTPSRRVGGKRVVCYDDRFIVKLAFESDGVVVSNDTYRDLQSERQEWKRFIEERLLMYSFVNDKFMPPDDPLGRHGPSLDNFLRKKPLTAEHRKQPCPYGRKCTYGIKCRFFHPERPSRPQRSVADELRANALLPPPRAPGKDPSGQRPSPSSQPGSVPTEHEQCSLDGKKLGAQASPGPHREGLTQPFAPAGRSLPHTGGSGGSFGPADWFPQTPDSLPYTSQECLDSGIGSLESQMSELWGVRGGGPGEPGPPRGPYAGYSPYGTELPATRAFSAFGGAMGAGHFSVPADYAPAPAAFPPREYWSEPYQLPPPTPVLQDRPAPGPGADRGPWGGAGSLAKERASLYTKLCGVFPPHLVEAVMGRFPQVLDPQRLAAEILSYQPRHPSE; translated from the exons ATGAGTGTGTGGGAACTTGACAGCCACGGCTGCCAAGGTACCCCCAGGCCGGCTCAGGAGCCCAGCACTGAGGAGACATCGGCTGTGGAACTGCAGATGAAGGTTGATTTCTTCCGGAAGCTAGGCTACTCCTCCGCTGAGATCCACAGTGTCCTGCAGAAGCTGGGGGTGCAGGCCGACACCAACACAGTGCTGGGCGAGCTGGTCAAACATGGGTCAGCAGCTGAGCGGGAGCGCCAGGCCTCCCCGGACCCCTGCACTCAGCCCCCGCTGGTCCCCCGGGGTGGGGGTACCCCCAAGGCTCCCACCCTGGAGCCCTCACCCCCAGAGGAGAACAAGGAGGGCAGTGACCTGAGACCTGTGGTCATCGACGGGAGCAACGTGGCCATGAG CCACGGGAATAAGGAAGTGTTCTCCTGCCGGGGCATCCTCCTGGCAGTGAACTGGTTTCTGGAGCGTGGCCACACGGACATCACAGTCTTTGTGCCATCATGGAGGAAGGAGCAGCCTCGGCCCGATGTGCCCATCACAG ACCAGCACATCCTGCGGGAGCTGGAGAAGAAGAAGATCCTGGTGTTTACCCCGTCCCGGCGCGTCGGTGGCAAGCGCGTGGTGTGCTATGATGACCGCTTCATCGTGAAGCTGGCTTTTGAGTCTGATGGGGTCGTGGTCTCCAACGACACGTACCGCGATCTCCAGAGTGAGCGGCAGGAGTGGAAGCGCTTCATCGAGGAGCGGCTGCTCATGTATTCCTTCGTCAATGACAA gtTCATGCCCCCCGATGACCCTTTGGGCCGTCACGGGCCAAGCCTGGACAACTTCCTGCGTAAGAAGCCACTCACAGCAGAGCACAGGAAGCAGCCGTGTCCCTACG GGAGGAAGTGCACCTACGGGATCAAGTGCCGGTTCTTCCACCCGGAGCGGCCCAGCCGCCCCCAGCGCTCTGTGGCTGACGAGCTCCGCGCCaatgccctcctcccaccccctagGGCGCCGGGCAAGGACCCAAGTGGCCAGCGGCCTTCACCCTCATCCCAGCCCGGCTCTGTGCCCACAGAGCATGAGCAGTGCAGCCTGGATGGGAAGAAGCTGGGAGCCCAGGCATCCCCAGGGCCGCACCGAGAGGGTCTGACACAGCCCTTTGCCCCAGCGGGCAGGAGCCTCCCACATACTGGGGGCAGTGGTGGCAGCTTTGGGCCCGCAGACTGGTTCCCACAGACGCCGGATTCTCTCCCGTACACCTCCCAAGAGTGTCTGGACTCGGGCATCGGCTCCCTGGAGAGCCAGATGTCAGAACTGTGGGGGGTTCGCGGAGGAGGCCCTGGTGAGCCCGGCCCACCTCGGGGCCCTTATGCTGGCTACAGCCCGTACGGGACTGAGCTCCCAGCCACTCGGGCCTTCTCTGCTTTTGGGGGGGCCATGGGTGCCGGCCACTTCAGCGTCCCTGCTGACTATGCCCCCGCGCCGGCTGCCTTTCCACCTCGAGAGTACTGGTCTGAGCCTTaccagctgcccccccccaccccagtcctgcaGGACCGGCCCGCGCCAGGCCCGGGGGCTGACAGGGGCCCATGGGGCGGGGCTGGCAGCCTAGCCAAGGAGCGAGCCAGCCTGTACACCAAGCTATGCGGGGTCTTCCCCCCGCACCTGGTAGAGGCTGTGATGGGGCGCTTCCCACAGGTCCTGGACCCCCAGCGGCTGGCTGCAGAGATCCTTTCTTACCAGCCCCGGCACCCCAGTGAGTGA